ACCCATATTTATCTCTCTcatggggcagccattttgccacttgctgtcaacttaagatgacatcagcttctcaggcCCGggaaatgaccaatcacggcttcaCTTCAGAAAACGAgaaagccgtgattggtcgttacctgataaactgtgacatcattttcaggcgacagcaagtggcaaaatggcgacTCCCTGAAATTGGGGGAACTGGTGGACTTTGTTTCTTAACTTGTATTCCACAACACAATGTTAATCAGTATACCTACTGTGCTCACTGCTTACCATACAGGGGCTTCATAgaaaaacatattgtaaagatctTTGGCTCTACTTCCCCTTTGAGTCCAAgatatattacaaataaataaggaaattcagggaaaaaaaaaacaagttcattATTGTGATTGGAATTAAACAGTTATACtgaaagctaatgctaagctgtAGTTTGGTTGCCTTTCGCATACCTATGTCTAATAGGTAAAAATAGAAACTCCACTCAATTGCAAactagttatatatatatatatatatatatatatataaagtgttACTGATCTCACTTTCATGAAGAGGCTGCTGCAATCAAGCAGACAGTACTtttgtgccacctgctggctcatTTTGCACACATCACACTGATAAAAACCCTCATTACTAAGAAtcattaagaaaacaaaaaacaaaaacacgtgtTAATAAAAACGAACGTatacaacattttttattgttttaatgaaTACAATCTTATCAAAAAGCATGGGCATCATGGTATACTTCTTAAAGCTTCCACTCTGTAAAGGCAACATTTTTATAATGAGATGGAATTCAGTTTTGGGGAAGGGCCACACTCATATCAGATGATATCAAAGATGTCAAATTAATCAATCAGCATGTCATAAAAGTAATCATTTGCCAACTACGCACACATATCAATAACTTAAATCTCGTAAAGTAGCCACAATGTCCTACAGAGATGTGAAAATGAGTTTTCCAATTAGCAATAAATATCAAGGAACAGGAGTCAAGactaaaaagtagaaaaaaaaaaatcgcccatCTCAATACTGCTGGTATTGGTGCAAgacaaaaactttaaaaatagttgctattcaacattttttgtattttgtttgaaaTCAGGCATTTAAATGTTAACTGCTCGCATATCACATCTAACTTGACAAACTGATCACCCCCCCTTAATTGCAGGACCATGTACATGGTACATTATCATTGTATTAGGGATTTTTCCAAAAGGGCTGCCGATTGTGGTGTTGGCTGCCATCGCGATTGCCAAACCCTTGAAATAAGACCAGGTTTGCACCCCACACCCAtgcactcgcccatccctaaccaTTATGGTCAAACCTATTCATATTTAGGTTATCCATAACTTACTTGAGGTTAGTAGAGAGACCCTAAACTTACACAATTAGGCAACAATCtgagatgtgtatatatatatatatatatatatatatatatatatatatatatatatatatatatatatatatatatatatatatatatatatatatatatatatagatagatatttatataatgtaaatgtaaacaaaaagaaaCGCATGGAAAACTTTGGGAGATGTTCTGGCACAAAGTAAATTGCTTAACATCAAATTCAAAGGCATGGAAGagaggcaactttttttttttttgaaatgtaaGGCGGgtgtgcacacaaaaaaaaatatcttaatttCACCTCCCTTCACTTGAACGCAGTATAATTCCAGCTTCAACAAGTTCAAGTATCCTGACTAAAATTGAGCCTGGGttacaataaaataacattGGAAGAGGAAGTGACGCCTAACATGGCAACACAAGCTCACAACTAAAGAAGCTATTCACATGTTTCAGTTAAGTAGCTCCAGGTATGTGATTGGCACTTTGCCCTTCTGGCTGCCTCGTTCTCCCATCAGCCAGTCTGAATCCATGCCCGCAACGCTGCTGACTGTGATAACCTGCAAGCACACCGTTTCTTGTGTTACGGAAGCCATGTCAAGTGCAGTACTACATTCGTTTGTCACAAACAACCAAACACGCATTGTGATAGGTGTTAGCTAAATAAGTGTATCGTTGAATGAAGGGGTCTTAAATCAGTTGCGCACCAGACTGAAATAGATGAAATAGGACAATTGCCAACAAAATTACTGTCGACCCTCGCATATCTACAACAATTCCTAATGCGCTACAACAAAATAAAGTGCGACTCCTGGCAATCTTATCGGGAAACAAAGTTTTGAAGTAACACCTAAAGTCCCTCAGCAACCTGCTCCCGAATGTCTTCCAACTGTTTCCCTTTAAACCTTTTTCACGCTGCACTTAGCAAAGTGCAGTGCGCATAGTCATCAAATGCAGTCATTGTGTATGGTGAGTGGCAGGGACCACGCAATGTAGCCTTGCTAGACTTGAATTGGAGAATGTTGTTTCTATTTAATAGTGGCGGCGGTCTAAGTGAGACAAGCGCCTCCAATTGAAGAGGAGCTGGCGGAGTGATTTAGTGTTATTTTTGACTTATTTACAACTAACGATTAAACGATTACACGATCCAACTTCCCACCGAGccattagtttttcctctgctgctcatgtcttcctcctcctcaaaaTCAGCTAAGTCAGGGATTTCTTTTGCAACAATGAATGACACATCTTATCGAGGTGCAGTCTAACCAGCGGAAAACTACATTTTTACATCCTGGTAAGCTGCCATGTCAGCACTTCCAAATAAGGTCACACTGGAAACGGGTCATTTCCCGCTGCCACGCAACACCTTCACACTgagcaagtgcagtgtgaaaagggcttaaaAGGAGGTCTTGTAGCTTACGTCACTTTTTTTGGTAGGTGAGAGTTGAATGATTTCTTGATTTAGCAAATTTGCCGGCAATCAGCCCTGGCTGTGACTCAGCTTTCGAAACACTGGTAaatcaaattacatttttttttttaatggctaacAGCTCCTAAACTGAAAACCTTCTAAGTCAATGTGCCACTGTACTGTGAATAGCTACAAGATTGACACACCTCATCAGCCAGCAGGGAAAGTTCATTGCTGCTTTCGGCGTCGTAGTCGTAAAGGACCCTCGCCTTGCGACTGCCGTTGGAGCTGCGCAATTCGCTGAACCCGCCCACCGTGGCTGACACGCCACGGCTAGAAGAGGTGGGCAAGGAGGCCGACATTGGTATGGTGGGCACAGAGATGCTGGCGCCTTCTGCAACTGATGACTGGTTGTTATTGGTGAACGAGGAAGGGAAACTAGTGGGAGAGAGAGAACAGAGATGAATGAGATGATGAAAAGCATTCAACGGTAGAGTGTTATGTTTACCTTCCCAGCTGCTTTTGCAGATCCACCATATACTGGTAACATTGCGCATAGTATATAGTCTGAGCCTCCACAAAATCATTCAAGCAGCGTAGGTGGTGTGCCTGAtcccacaataaaaataaataaattaaaaaaaaggtcaagaCAGTAATTATTTCATGTATTCCCTCCACTTTAATCCATTTTTTCTCTCATAGGCTACCCACTAGGCAATTACGCAATTcctttcattttcaaaaatgtggTGCGTGACTGAGACGGAGGTGACACGTTGTGTTTGGGCAAGCCAGGATACGCACATGGGTGCTGCTGACGCCTTCTAGCAGCAGTCGGGTGATCTCAGCCTGACGGTCAAATTCACTCTGAGTCATCCTTAACTCTTGTTCTGCCTGCAGGCGAGAttcaaagtgatttttttttttgagagacacATGGGGCACAACACTCAAGACAAGTGTTACAGTGATCCCTTAAAgcaaaaattcaataaatgacAATATAGACCAAAGGACACAGTTGGAACAAGGAACAAAACAagcctaaaataataataataataataataataataataataataataataataataataataatagacggAATTCTAATGAAAAATTAACGGAGAATTTGGTGCTACCTTCGGTGTGTGCatagggttttgttttgttttgtttttttaaggtcaAATGTGATCCAACATTCCACTTACCTCTGTCACTTCCTCTGCTCACATCTGCtgctttgcaatttaaaaacagtgacAGAAGTTAGAGCTACAGCTGTTTTGTAACTACAGATCATACTTTTAAGACTGTGTGCTTTTGCAGATATTTTTGACCACCACTTAGGCTACAGAACACATGAACAACGTCACCATGCTGTTAGAATAGCTCTAAATCTCTTCCACTCACACCAATTATTGTTTGAGTTTGTTCCTTTATTTTTGCATGGAGCACAGATTGCATGGAATGAGGCCAGTTTTACTGACTGTGGGTGGATTGCATTTCTTTTAATTTCAACACTCACTCCTTGATGCAtctgttaaaataataaatataaattctaATTACATATTTCGCTGAGTCTTGGGCATCTTTACGATGTAATTTTGTCAAACGCATTTGGCCACATCACCAGAATAAAGATTTGATGGTTCTACACTGTTTATAATGCAACAATCTCTGGTGGGTGGAgctaaaatgttaaactaatgaaaataaatagatGAAGCCTGCATGTAATGGGGGGGAAAATTACAAAACTGAAAgtgaatgactttcattattttttatcttgtaTTGTGACCAATGACACAAAAGGATACAAAATATCATGAACAACATTAAATAGAGTGCAACACTTTGTGCATACTGTATTTTGGTTTTgcttaagtgtaaaaaaataaaaatatgaatgatATTTGAAGGATAAAGACACTGGAAAAGCGGGTATTCTTCCAAATGAACAGCCGGCCAGAAAAGATAACTAAATGTGTCACATTTACTCTTTGACGTTCATGTGACTTCATACTACCATATAGGACCTGGTAGGTTTCCTTTCTTGAAGAGGATATTGCCTCACATTTTTAGGCAAGAACATTTTTTGACAGCTGATCAACCTTGAAAGATGTAAAAGACAGCTGGATTAAAAGTGATATTGAGCAAAATGTACGTACGGCAGCTCTAGCATCAGCCATGCGGGCCTTCTTGAGTCTTGTTTTGGCTGCATCCAGATCCAAGCGCTTGACCTGCAGCAACTTCCGTTCTTTCTGGAAACAAATGATAAACATAAACAATCGTACTTGTGCTGATTTCCAGGTACATTTTAAACAATGTCGTTTATTCAaccacattttttccccatttatttgATGCCCTATAAGAACTGTAtcaaaaattctggccaaaaaACAGTTGACTTATAATTAGCATATTGTGGCATTAATTTATATACACAGCAGGCTGTAAATTGAATTTCTTCTTGAGGGATTATAATATctgtttttaataaattaatttcaaCAATAAGCTTTTCGTAGTGCCAACAGTTTttgtccccaaaaaataaaaacaaatctcgAATTGGAGCAAAGAACACTGCGCGACAGCTGAGCCCCAAGAAACACATTCATGCATCTTAAACCTTCCATGTCGAATGAAGTGACCATGATGATTTGTACATTTCAGTGGTACGTTGAGTTTAAGAGCTTTTTAAGACCCCAAATGCTTAATTCATTCAATGATAGTTTTTCCCAGTACAATcaactgaaatgaaaatatgaatcTGTTTCAGCTTGACAacccgaaaaacaaaacaaacaaacaaaagaaaccacttgttttcaattaaaaacaaaacaagactgcAAATTAGTGTAAAacgtgaatataaaaaaataaagacaatataGGGAAATAAACTGGTTTTATAAAGTGTAATAAAGCCAAATATTGTGCCTTTCAAAGCACAAATGTTTGGcttacaaagcaaaaaaaactaaGTCGGTGCACTCGTAACTAGTCAAGGTACCTCTATGTTTGCAGCATTCAACATGACTGATTATGTAATTTTATGTAACTTCATTTTATAAAGTAGTTTGTCGAAAAAAGTTTCCAAAAATTTAaacatttgcaagaaaaaaataacaaagctAATACATACTGACCTTTTTGGCCACTGAGGTATAATTTACTGACAACGGACCAACTGTTATACAACCATGAGCATTAGCTTGTCTGACATTGCCTGAAAAGCACAAAGAACGGAGCAAATGCCGTCAGTCACTACCAGCTCACCAGGATTGTTTTGAAGTCCCCCTCCAGAAAGTTCCTGAAAGGGGTCAGGAAATTGATGGCAGAACTTTGAATTAACTCTCGCTCTGCGCCGCCAATCTGCTTCTGGGTCTCACCACATTTTATCAAAGCATTTCCTACAATAGTGAGCGGCACAAACAAAGCATCACTCCCATTATTGCACTGGACAGGAGATGGTACGATCTAGAAACTAGTGCTGTAAATCGGTCCTGCTGACTGGATAGTACAGAGCtaacaaatactgtatgtactaTTAATATACACAGTTGATAGTCACCATACGCAGTTCCAGGACCACATTCACTTCCTGAGTCAATCATGGATTGGCCCAACACTTCATGGTTGTTCATTCGCGTCGGGGCCTTTTTTTCCAGTTTCTCATACACAAATTCCTCCAGTCGGACATCTGGAAATTACAAGGGAAACTCAATTACAAAGTCATGAGACAACAGTGAGGGAGTCATGTACGTACGGAGTACGGACTGTAACATTCAACACAACGTAATGTGTAATGTAAGAAAGCTCCAAACATGACACACATTTGGCTAATgcaattatttaaatacaaataaacatttgttgtgtttttcctATAAAGTGATGTAAAATTAAGGAGGATGCACAGCTGACCGTAGCAGGTCACAAACCAGTAGGATGCCAAACACCATCTTCAATGCTATGTCCTTTCAAATGTAAAATTCCACATATTGTATAAGTCGACATAGACTTATACAGACTATTTAATTAGGAATAAAGAGTATGTTCTTACTTGGGTTGGGCTGTAATAAGACTTCGGTCTGCTTCATAATCTTTTCTGTCCATTGCTTGGTGGCCTCAGCTCTTACCAAAAGATTCTCCAAATGGGCATCCAATTCTGTCTTCTCAGCCTGACCAAACTTCTCTTCTGTGAACTTTTAAAAGAGTCAGACACATATTAAACTGGATATCAAATAAAACGTTCAGCATACTTCTTTTGGCTCCAATGTCGCCTCGTGATATCATAGCTAAAGAGGAGCATTATCTTTTTAGCGGCCTGTTTTGATGGCAACGTATTAATGTACCAACGGACACACATACATTGCGTGGTTCTAGGATAGTGGTGAGGAAACACACATCTCCATGTTTGCCAAAATACTGTTTGAAACAACACAGTCAATGCTGAGGTTGCGACATTTTCATAAAGTATCTCGGAGGGTAAGCTAGCAGCTAATTAGCAATAACTTCCACCAGCAAAACGTTTACTTACTTGTACAGCACGGCTCAGAAAAGTACCGGCGTCTGCAGCTAGCCGCTTGACATGAAAATCCATGACAATGTGGATAATTGAATCTTGATAGTACGGTAGGCTTATTTCAAAGCAGTCCAACTTCCATCTCTTGAAAACGTCACTGAAGCAAGTTTTTGTCGGGAGTTCCACCCAGCTGTTGAATGTAACAAAGATGATATCAGGACAAGAGTGTTCCCTCTCCACACAAAGCAATATGACAGTTGGACTGCTACCGCGCATGCGCGGTCTTGAGGCAACCCGTTGCGTTGACCTGATTCGCTTATTTCACATTATAAGCTTTGAAAAgcctttcattttcatttaatttcttttctttcttttcttctgtattttttttaccgaACAGTGCACTAAAAGGAAAAACGTTGGGacaattacattaattataaaattTAAATGTGTTTCTATTTCAAAAGATAATTTAGTAGTAGCTAAGTTTTAAAGTGATTATATTGCCCCATGTAAGTACATGTATAaacgtaaaataaaatgaaagttaGTCAAATACAGGGAGGCCCCTCTGCAAATAACTTATTTTTACATACGAGTTGTGAGTCTGTGGTAGTGACCCACACACATAACACCATCCAATCACAGGGCGCATATTGACAACCAACCATTCAACTTccggtttgatttaaaaaaaaaaaaaaaaaagaagtaatattttaataaaaattacagCAATACCATGTTTCTCTTGTATAGATGTGGGaatgaaaatgcattaaaaagtaaaaaaaaaaaaaaatatatatatatatatatatatatatatatatatatatatatattgtcttgCCTGGTCAAGAGGTCAACACACCTAAACCCTCACCCCTGTGCAGTGAGCTAGAACTAGCTAACCAGTAGTCCACCGTGCTGCCCACACATCATAATTACATGGCCATGAACTTTTGACCTCTCAACCAACACTGGCTCCATAATATTGCAGGCTGACGCTAACCGTAAACATATTATTTTCATGACTTCTGCATTAACTCCAGGTGGTGGAGTCACTTTAGGGAGCAGTAGGAGGAGGCTCATCTGTCTCATGTCAGTGGATGtaggtgttttttgttgactGCAAAATGTACAATTGCAACAACATTCAAAAGTGGTGTCATAACTAAGCCTCAAGAGCTTTCTCTGCACATTGTCAATGCCAAATTTAAGGAACAGGATGGAATAGTTTTTGAATTTACAAACATATTGACACAGGAAAGGTGGCAATATTTTCAGTTCACAATTTATTTGATGACCCTCCCTCCATTTCTTAGAAAATCTCCCTTGGGGAATTGGACATTGgcagattgggggggggggttagctcTTCACGTCTGGATACAATTATGCCAGACATGCACGACTACCTGCTGTGTTGGAGGAAGTCAGGCACAGGGAAAAATCAAATGACTTCCCCTCTGTTTGTTACCTATGCACTCTTAGCCGTGACCTATTTACCCAGCTAAACAATGTTGTGGACGTTTATTCATCATCAGGTTCATTCCTGTGTTCTTCTTAGGCCACACAGATGTGGCCATGCTTCTACATCTTCATAATTATTCTCATTCGGTACCAAGACATGAACATTTATAAGGATTATTTTCTGACTGTCTTGCCTATTTATTATCATCCAACAATATGTTTGACTCTTACTGTAGCCTGGattatgtatatacagtatagttTCCCATTCAATATTTTAAACTGTTGAA
This genomic window from Festucalex cinctus isolate MCC-2025b chromosome 20, RoL_Fcin_1.0, whole genome shotgun sequence contains:
- the sh3glb1a gene encoding endophilin-B1a, which encodes MDFHVKRLAADAGTFLSRAVQFTEEKFGQAEKTELDAHLENLLVRAEATKQWTEKIMKQTEVLLQPNPNVRLEEFVYEKLEKKAPTRMNNHEVLGQSMIDSGSECGPGTAYGNALIKCGETQKQIGGAERELIQSSAINFLTPFRNFLEGDFKTILKERKLLQVKRLDLDAAKTRLKKARMADARAAAEQELRMTQSEFDRQAEITRLLLEGVSSTHAHHLRCLNDFVEAQTIYYAQCYQYMVDLQKQLGSFPSSFTNNNQSSVAEGASISVPTIPMSASLPTSSSRGVSATVGGFSELRSSNGSRKARVLYDYDAESSNELSLLADEVITVSSVAGMDSDWLMGERGSQKGKVPITYLELLN